A window of Polaribacter litorisediminis contains these coding sequences:
- a CDS encoding DUF4838 domain-containing protein: MFSKNQKPYPKISIPFSADILVTKAAEEFNANFKILTGETLKIERSNHLNNKDTYILLRINPTQKNNFCISKKDKNITIQGTTAQNLVYGISDFFKRFTDLSFQGKNASKKEITLASEIHIPKTFRICDSPQFEYREPYYFANFQPDFRAWNKTNYLELEWGIWGHNLPKILKEYNLPETVYAKVGNKRNKSQFCFTSDHLFNYVNEKVKTIYNSDNALNKYMILPNDNDIVCSCGTCKAAGNSSSDAAPAVFTFLNKLAKENRKLIFFTTAYITVKNIPNFKAEDNTGIFYSTSAIQKGIPIEETDCFKTFEDDIKRWHNYLKNVYIWDYTVNFDNYFDIYPIIKVTQKNLKLYQKLGVNGVFFHGSEYNYSTFQDLKATLFAKLLWNPNTNVDEEIADYFHHRFPESLANTLTNYYLFIDNAFLASKKELSIYSGIHETVKKYLDPKTFFAFYKEFDSYDENNRFHKEYLKIATGLTFLKLEIMRDYGFGVYGFGVLNENNEIVVKDEIAVLLDKLASYSSKADLKTYNEVQFKINDYVASWREIAFKYHKRKHYFYKKPFEVISQLDEDYTNIKVLNDGAFGLKDYNTNWHISSTDDLVLKIKKKDISPSEKIILSFLQDTKHAIYYPSSIELLDTQNNLIKKMNLLSDQTELATKEVSITLSTTLDYAKLPDIFILKINRKSISGKNALACDEIIFN, from the coding sequence TTGTTTTCAAAAAATCAAAAACCATATCCAAAAATTAGCATTCCTTTTTCGGCAGATATTCTAGTAACAAAGGCCGCAGAAGAATTCAATGCAAATTTTAAAATTTTAACAGGTGAAACTTTAAAAATTGAAAGAAGTAATCATTTAAACAACAAGGACACCTATATTCTTTTAAGAATAAATCCTACACAAAAAAACAATTTTTGTATTTCCAAAAAGGATAAAAATATTACGATTCAAGGTACCACAGCACAAAATTTAGTATACGGTATTAGTGACTTTTTTAAACGATTTACCGATCTTAGTTTTCAAGGAAAAAACGCATCAAAAAAAGAAATTACCTTAGCTAGTGAGATTCATATTCCTAAAACATTTCGTATTTGTGATTCTCCTCAGTTTGAATATAGAGAGCCTTATTATTTCGCTAATTTTCAACCAGACTTTAGAGCGTGGAATAAAACCAATTATTTAGAGTTAGAATGGGGAATTTGGGGTCATAATTTACCTAAAATCTTAAAAGAATATAATTTACCTGAAACGGTATACGCTAAAGTGGGTAACAAAAGAAATAAAAGTCAATTTTGTTTTACGAGTGATCACTTGTTTAATTATGTAAATGAAAAAGTAAAAACCATCTACAATAGTGATAATGCTCTTAATAAGTATATGATTTTGCCAAATGACAATGATATTGTTTGTTCATGTGGTACATGTAAAGCCGCAGGAAACTCATCTTCTGATGCTGCACCAGCTGTTTTTACTTTTCTAAATAAATTGGCAAAAGAAAATCGAAAATTAATATTTTTTACAACTGCCTATATTACTGTAAAAAATATTCCTAACTTTAAAGCAGAAGACAACACAGGTATCTTTTATAGCACTAGTGCGATTCAAAAAGGAATTCCTATCGAAGAAACAGACTGTTTTAAAACATTTGAAGACGATATAAAAAGGTGGCACAACTATTTAAAGAATGTTTATATTTGGGATTATACCGTAAACTTTGATAATTATTTTGATATTTACCCCATCATTAAAGTAACCCAAAAAAACTTAAAATTATATCAAAAACTAGGCGTAAATGGAGTTTTCTTTCATGGTAGTGAATACAATTACAGTACATTTCAAGACTTAAAAGCTACCCTATTTGCAAAACTTTTATGGAACCCTAATACTAATGTCGATGAAGAAATTGCCGACTATTTTCATCATAGATTTCCTGAAAGCTTAGCAAATACGTTAACCAATTATTATCTATTTATAGATAACGCTTTCCTTGCAAGCAAAAAAGAGTTAAGTATTTACAGCGGAATTCATGAAACGGTAAAAAAATATTTAGATCCAAAAACATTTTTTGCTTTTTATAAAGAATTTGATTCTTATGATGAAAACAATAGGTTTCATAAAGAGTATTTAAAAATTGCTACAGGTCTTACATTTCTAAAGTTAGAAATCATGAGAGATTATGGTTTTGGTGTTTATGGTTTTGGTGTTTTAAATGAAAACAATGAGATTGTTGTAAAAGATGAAATTGCTGTTTTATTAGATAAATTAGCCTCTTATAGTAGCAAAGCAGATCTTAAAACATATAATGAAGTTCAGTTTAAAATAAATGATTATGTAGCTAGTTGGAGAGAAATAGCTTTTAAATATCATAAGAGAAAGCATTATTTTTATAAAAAACCGTTTGAAGTTATCTCTCAATTAGATGAAGATTATACAAACATCAAAGTATTAAATGATGGTGCTTTTGGTTTAAAAGACTATAACACTAATTGGCACATAAGTTCTACTGATGATTTAGTTTTAAAAATTAAAAAGAAAGATATTTCACCATCAGAAAAAATTATATTGTCTTTTTTACAAGATACCAAACATGCTATCTACTACCCAAGTTCCATAGAACTGCTAGATACACAGAATAATCTCATTAAAAAGATGAACCTTCTTAGTGATCAAACGGAATTAGCAACTAAAGAAGTCTCCATAACCCTATCAACAACGCTTGATTATGCAAAGCTACCCGATATATTTATCCTCAAAATAAATAGAAAGTCTATTTCGGGTAAAAATGCTTTGGCATGTGATGAAATTATATTTAATTAA
- a CDS encoding DUF1573 domain-containing protein, which translates to MEIIDPERHYYPILRGSQLSSVYKLYNRGNEPLIIYDVQASCGCIELEFPSSSIGKDDFGFITLDYDSAKNIGYVEFYVTIVANTEKDIFTTVKFDLNVVTSAHYTQDYEEIYLERRRQKLAGEVDGDLTQQGYYIDDTRTIR; encoded by the coding sequence ATGGAGATTATAGATCCTGAGCGTCATTACTATCCTATTTTACGTGGCTCTCAATTATCATCTGTTTATAAATTATATAATAGAGGTAATGAACCTTTAATTATTTATGATGTACAAGCTTCTTGTGGCTGTATCGAATTAGAATTTCCCTCTAGTTCTATTGGTAAAGATGATTTTGGCTTTATCACTTTAGATTATGATAGTGCTAAAAATATTGGGTATGTAGAATTCTATGTAACCATCGTTGCCAACACAGAAAAAGATATTTTTACAACCGTAAAATTCGACTTAAATGTAGTTACCTCAGCTCATTACACACAAGATTACGAAGAGATTTATTTAGAACGAAGAAGGCAAAAATTAGCAGGTGAAGTAGATGGCGATTTAACCCAACAAGGTTATTATATCGATGATACAAGAACAATTAGATAA
- a CDS encoding LysM peptidoglycan-binding domain-containing protein, whose protein sequence is MKAKYQSVLDLGQDLNIQNGDVKEENGILFVKGTAKNQYEKNLLWDEIKKIGGDNPSDIIADIKVADTSIYATHTVKKGETLGKIAKHYYGKPMKYTVIFDANKDILKNPDIIHPGQELVIPNL, encoded by the coding sequence ATGAAAGCAAAATATCAAAGTGTATTAGATTTAGGACAGGATTTAAACATCCAAAATGGAGATGTTAAAGAAGAAAATGGAATATTATTTGTAAAAGGTACTGCAAAAAATCAATATGAAAAAAATCTTCTTTGGGATGAAATAAAAAAAATTGGTGGCGATAATCCTTCAGACATCATCGCAGACATTAAAGTAGCAGACACTTCTATATATGCAACTCACACCGTTAAAAAAGGAGAAACCTTAGGAAAAATCGCAAAGCATTATTATGGAAAACCAATGAAATATACCGTTATTTTTGATGCTAATAAAGACATCTTAAAAAACCCAGATATCATTCATCCAGGACAAGAATTAGTAATTCCTAATTTGTAA
- the rlmF gene encoding 23S rRNA (adenine(1618)-N(6))-methyltransferase RlmF produces MKEKGLHSNNKFNTGYNFDELIIKNPLLKEFVIKNKYDAITIDFSNPKAVKELNKALLFTFDKITVWDFPDENLCPPIPGRLDYIHHLSDVLLPEENIKVLDIGTGATCIYPLLGVAEYNWSFVASDIDLDSLDTAQDIIYDNNLESKIELRQQFDEQHILQGIIKEDDLFSAVMCNPPFYKSAEEAQGANRRKTRNLGNNAIRNFSGNNNELWYIGGEKAFLHNYLYESSLFKSKSKWFTSLVSKKENVESLEKSSKKLGAKVFKIIPMSQGNKVTRIACWHF; encoded by the coding sequence ATGAAAGAAAAAGGACTACACTCCAATAATAAATTTAATACAGGCTATAATTTTGACGAATTAATAATCAAAAATCCTTTGTTAAAGGAGTTTGTCATCAAAAATAAATATGATGCCATTACCATCGATTTTTCAAATCCAAAAGCAGTAAAAGAACTCAATAAAGCATTGCTTTTTACTTTTGATAAAATTACCGTTTGGGATTTTCCTGATGAAAACCTGTGTCCACCAATTCCTGGACGGTTAGATTATATTCATCATTTATCGGATGTATTGTTGCCTGAAGAAAACATAAAAGTTTTAGATATTGGCACTGGAGCAACTTGTATTTATCCGCTTTTAGGAGTTGCTGAATATAACTGGAGTTTTGTTGCGTCGGATATTGATTTAGATTCTTTAGATACGGCACAAGATATAATTTATGATAATAACTTAGAATCTAAAATTGAATTACGCCAACAATTTGATGAGCAGCATATTTTACAAGGAATTATAAAAGAAGACGATTTATTTTCTGCGGTCATGTGTAATCCGCCTTTTTATAAATCAGCAGAAGAAGCACAGGGCGCCAACAGAAGAAAAACCAGGAATTTAGGAAATAATGCGATTCGGAATTTTTCAGGGAATAATAATGAGTTGTGGTATATAGGAGGAGAGAAGGCTTTTTTGCACAACTATTTATATGAAAGTTCTCTATTTAAATCAAAAAGTAAATGGTTTACGAGTTTGGTTTCTAAAAAGGAAAACGTAGAAAGTTTAGAAAAATCTTCAAAAAAATTAGGCGCAAAAGTTTTTAAAATAATTCCGATGAGCCAAGGAAATAAAGTAACGAGAATTGCTTGTTGGCATTTTTAA
- the bshC gene encoding bacillithiol biosynthesis cysteine-adding enzyme BshC translates to MKITQIPFQKTGFFSKTMADYLEKSEQIQPFYNNFSDINGFHNQIEEKKKSFRLQSRLILLDAIKKQYQTFKISDKTKENIELLQQQNTFTVTTGHQLNLFTGPLYFLYKIISTINLAEELSAKFPEENFVPVYWMATEDHDFDEINYFNFDGKKVSWNRKDGGPVGRFSTEGLEDVFDVFSNHLGNSKNAQYLKKLFSDGYLKHDNLADATRFIANELFKEYGLIIIDGDDQKLKQLFIPFVKDELENETSFKVVSETILELEKEYPIQVNPREINLFYLGDDFRERIIFEDTMYKVNNTKITFTKAEILKEVDENPLAFSPNVIMRPLFQEVILPNLCYIGGGGEMAYWLELKNYFEKVKIPFPILLLRNSVQIISEKQGRKLSKLEISKEEIFLNQFDLLSKKVIENSVLEISFDTKKKFLQEQFAELKEVAKKTDVSFINAVNAQERKQIKGLEKLEKRLLKAEKKRQQDLVNRITALQNELLPNESLEERQRNFSEYYLEYGTSFIPNLKKALKPLALEFTILEM, encoded by the coding sequence ATGAAAATTACTCAAATCCCTTTTCAAAAGACAGGTTTTTTCTCTAAAACAATGGCAGATTATTTAGAGAAAAGCGAACAAATACAACCTTTTTATAATAATTTTTCAGACATCAACGGTTTTCATAATCAAATTGAAGAAAAGAAAAAATCATTTCGGTTACAATCAAGATTGATTTTGTTAGATGCCATAAAAAAGCAATATCAAACTTTTAAAATATCCGACAAAACGAAAGAAAATATTGAGTTGTTACAGCAACAAAATACGTTTACAGTAACTACTGGGCATCAATTAAATTTATTTACTGGGCCTTTATATTTTTTATATAAAATTATTTCTACGATTAATTTAGCAGAAGAATTATCAGCTAAATTTCCTGAAGAAAATTTTGTTCCGGTGTATTGGATGGCAACTGAAGATCATGATTTTGATGAAATTAATTATTTTAATTTTGATGGAAAAAAAGTAAGTTGGAACAGAAAGGATGGCGGCCCAGTTGGGCGTTTTTCTACGGAAGGTCTAGAAGATGTTTTTGACGTTTTTTCTAACCATTTGGGGAATTCTAAAAATGCGCAGTATTTAAAAAAACTCTTTTCTGATGGCTATTTGAAACACGATAACTTGGCAGATGCAACTCGTTTTATCGCCAATGAATTATTTAAAGAGTATGGTTTAATAATTATAGATGGTGATGATCAAAAGTTAAAGCAATTATTTATACCTTTTGTAAAAGATGAATTAGAAAATGAAACATCTTTTAAAGTGGTTTCTGAAACGATTTTAGAGCTTGAAAAGGAGTATCCGATTCAAGTAAATCCTAGAGAAATTAATTTGTTTTATTTGGGTGATGATTTTAGAGAACGTATTATTTTTGAGGATACTATGTATAAAGTAAACAATACAAAGATTACTTTTACGAAAGCTGAAATTTTAAAAGAAGTTGATGAAAACCCGTTAGCTTTTTCGCCAAACGTTATTATGAGACCCTTGTTTCAAGAGGTTATTTTACCAAACCTTTGTTATATCGGCGGAGGTGGAGAGATGGCGTATTGGCTTGAGCTCAAAAATTATTTTGAAAAAGTAAAAATTCCGTTTCCTATTTTATTACTGCGTAATTCTGTGCAAATAATTTCTGAAAAGCAGGGTAGAAAACTTTCTAAATTAGAGATATCAAAAGAAGAAATTTTCTTAAACCAATTTGATTTATTGTCGAAAAAAGTAATTGAAAATTCAGTTTTAGAAATAAGTTTTGATACTAAAAAGAAATTTTTACAAGAGCAGTTTGCCGAATTAAAAGAGGTTGCCAAGAAGACGGATGTTTCTTTTATAAATGCTGTAAATGCTCAAGAAAGAAAACAAATAAAAGGTTTAGAAAAGTTAGAAAAGCGTTTGTTAAAAGCCGAAAAGAAAAGACAACAAGACTTAGTGAATAGAATTACGGCACTCCAAAATGAATTGTTACCGAATGAATCTTTAGAAGAACGCCAGCGAAATTTCTCTGAATATTATTTGGAGTATGGCACTAGTTTTATTCCAAATTTAAAAAAGGCATTAAAACCACTAGCTTTGGAGTTTACTATTTTGGAAATGTAA
- a CDS encoding class I SAM-dependent methyltransferase, translated as MTINESDCKIAASTIAVKKHWNEAYLHNKTENLGWYEKKSEQTLTLIKESKLPKDATILNVGAGSSNLIDNLLKEGFGNIIANDISEEALKSLKNRLGNNDQVNFMVDDVLHPLKLNTLKNIDLWNDRAVLHFFLKQQEIKAYFNLLKKVLKPEGFVIISVFSKNGAERCCGLKLKRYDVQMLQNELGDDFELINSFNYTFINPSGGERPYIYALFQRKI; from the coding sequence ATGACAATAAACGAAAGTGATTGTAAAATTGCAGCATCAACTATTGCTGTTAAAAAACATTGGAATGAGGCTTACCTTCATAACAAGACAGAGAATTTGGGTTGGTATGAAAAAAAATCAGAGCAAACTTTAACCTTAATTAAGGAATCAAAATTACCTAAAGATGCAACAATTTTAAATGTTGGTGCGGGGTCTTCTAATTTAATTGATAACCTTTTAAAAGAAGGCTTTGGTAATATTATAGCAAATGATATATCTGAAGAGGCTTTAAAATCTTTAAAGAATAGACTGGGTAATAATGATCAAGTTAATTTTATGGTTGATGATGTATTGCATCCATTAAAGTTAAATACCTTAAAAAATATTGATTTATGGAATGATAGAGCCGTCCTACATTTTTTTTTAAAGCAACAAGAAATTAAAGCCTATTTTAATTTATTAAAAAAGGTTTTGAAGCCTGAAGGATTTGTTATTATTTCGGTTTTTTCTAAAAACGGCGCTGAAAGATGCTGTGGATTAAAGCTGAAAAGATATGATGTACAAATGTTACAAAATGAATTGGGCGATGATTTTGAACTTATAAATAGTTTTAATTACACATTTATAAATCCGTCAGGAGGAGAAAGACCTTATATTTATGCATTATTTCAACGAAAAATCTAG
- a CDS encoding M14 family zinc carboxypeptidase, protein MKIKSLLLIAFLSLGNIFAQEIKSPQEFLGYEIGTRFTRHHKVVDYFEYVSKTLPNVQLEKYGETNEHRPLYVTYISSEENINNLEEIRKSNLSQAGILTENTNHKKAIVWLSYNVHGNEASSTEASMLTLYKLVTHKKTWLENTVVIIDPCINPDGRDRYVNWYNQVKSTPYDIVQDAKEHHEPWPGGRPNHYLFDLNRDWAWATQVESQQRIKIYNKWMPHIHVDFHEQGINSPYYFAPAAEPFHEIISDWQRDFQTQIGKNHAKYFDKEGWLYFTKESFDLLYPSYGDTYPTFMGAIGMTYEQAGHGRAGLGIQTDEGEILTLKDRAIHHMTTGLSTVEISSKNAEKLNTEFKKFFKNEDLLYKSFVVKNENEDKTNRLKKFLDKHEIKYQNTKQGTVKGFLYNTENEGKLNVTASDIVIHTDQPKGKMVHVLFEPSAKLVDSLTYDITAWSLPYAHGFKAVASTSKVSSIIKSEYNSFNNRIDKSAYAYISKWNSLEDATFLGDLLKNNMVPRFAEKQFSANGNSYERGTLIVLRNDNRTDDFDANIVKIANRNLRQLTPVATGFSDAGVDFGSYAVKPINKQKVALLSGEGTSSLSFGEIWHFFETELNYPVTILNSDYFSNTDFSNYDVIILPNGYYNSVLNKTTLDKLTKWTRSGGTLIAIGSALNSFADKKGFALTKKKADQEEEEGSNLIPYAERERKSVKNLITGAIFKSKVDTTHPLGFGYNDEYFSLKLSGTSYNYLKEGVNVAYFNKNTKNVSGYAGSEAVKNIPESLLFGEEQKGRGSIIYMVDNPLFRSFWENGKLFLANAVFLLNSDKLK, encoded by the coding sequence ATGAAAATTAAATCTCTTTTACTAATTGCCTTTTTATCTTTAGGAAACATTTTTGCACAAGAAATAAAATCTCCTCAAGAATTTTTAGGCTATGAAATTGGCACACGTTTTACAAGGCATCATAAAGTTGTGGACTATTTTGAATATGTAAGTAAGACTTTACCGAACGTTCAATTAGAAAAATATGGTGAAACCAATGAACACAGACCTTTGTATGTTACGTATATTTCATCCGAAGAAAACATCAATAATTTAGAGGAGATAAGAAAGTCGAATCTTTCTCAAGCAGGAATTTTAACAGAAAACACGAATCATAAAAAAGCAATTGTTTGGTTGAGTTATAATGTTCATGGAAACGAAGCATCCAGCACAGAAGCCTCTATGTTAACACTTTACAAACTAGTTACCCATAAAAAAACTTGGTTAGAAAACACCGTGGTAATTATAGATCCTTGTATTAATCCAGACGGAAGAGACCGCTATGTAAATTGGTATAACCAAGTTAAAAGTACGCCTTACGATATTGTGCAAGATGCAAAAGAGCACCACGAACCTTGGCCCGGAGGAAGACCGAATCATTATTTATTCGATTTGAATAGAGATTGGGCTTGGGCAACACAAGTAGAATCGCAACAAAGAATAAAAATATACAATAAATGGATGCCGCATATTCATGTAGACTTTCATGAACAAGGCATCAATAGCCCTTATTATTTTGCGCCAGCTGCAGAACCTTTTCATGAAATTATTTCGGATTGGCAACGCGATTTTCAAACTCAGATTGGTAAAAATCATGCTAAATATTTTGACAAAGAAGGTTGGTTGTATTTTACAAAAGAAAGTTTCGATTTGCTCTACCCAAGTTATGGAGATACCTATCCAACGTTTATGGGTGCCATTGGTATGACTTATGAGCAAGCCGGCCATGGAAGAGCTGGTTTAGGAATTCAGACAGATGAAGGAGAAATTTTAACATTAAAAGACAGGGCTATTCATCATATGACAACGGGTTTATCTACCGTTGAAATTTCATCTAAAAATGCTGAAAAATTAAATACTGAATTTAAAAAATTCTTTAAAAATGAAGATTTACTTTATAAAAGTTTTGTCGTAAAAAATGAAAATGAGGACAAGACAAATCGATTAAAAAAGTTCCTTGATAAACATGAAATAAAATATCAAAACACAAAACAAGGAACTGTAAAAGGGTTTCTATACAATACAGAAAATGAAGGAAAATTAAATGTAACTGCTTCAGATATTGTGATTCATACAGATCAACCAAAAGGTAAAATGGTACATGTTTTGTTTGAGCCTTCTGCAAAATTAGTAGACTCTTTAACGTATGATATAACTGCTTGGTCATTGCCTTATGCGCATGGTTTTAAGGCAGTTGCTTCTACCTCTAAAGTAAGTTCTATTATAAAAAGTGAATATAATTCTTTTAATAATAGAATAGATAAATCTGCTTATGCCTATATTTCTAAATGGAATAGTTTAGAAGATGCAACTTTTTTAGGCGACTTATTAAAAAATAATATGGTTCCAAGGTTTGCTGAAAAACAATTTTCGGCTAATGGAAACTCTTATGAGAGAGGTACTTTAATTGTTTTAAGAAACGATAATAGAACTGATGATTTTGATGCTAATATTGTAAAAATTGCAAACAGAAATTTACGTCAGTTAACACCCGTTGCAACTGGTTTTTCTGATGCTGGCGTAGATTTTGGTTCTTATGCTGTAAAACCAATCAATAAACAAAAAGTAGCTTTACTTTCTGGAGAGGGAACTTCTTCTTTAAGTTTTGGCGAAATTTGGCATTTCTTTGAAACCGAATTAAACTATCCTGTAACTATTTTAAATTCTGATTATTTTAGTAATACAGATTTCTCTAATTATGATGTAATTATCTTACCTAATGGCTATTACAATAGTGTTTTAAATAAAACGACTTTAGATAAATTAACAAAATGGACACGTTCTGGAGGAACCTTAATAGCCATAGGAAGTGCTTTAAATAGTTTTGCTGATAAAAAAGGTTTTGCTCTGACTAAGAAAAAAGCTGATCAAGAAGAAGAAGAAGGATCTAATTTAATTCCTTATGCAGAACGAGAACGTAAAAGTGTTAAAAATTTAATTACAGGTGCAATTTTTAAGAGCAAAGTAGATACAACGCATCCTTTAGGTTTTGGGTATAACGATGAATATTTTTCACTAAAATTAAGCGGAACTTCATATAACTATTTAAAAGAAGGTGTAAATGTTGCTTATTTTAATAAAAACACTAAAAATGTTTCTGGTTATGCCGGGAGCGAAGCCGTGAAAAATATTCCTGAATCTTTATTATTTGGTGAAGAGCAAAAAGGAAGAGGAAGTATTATTTATATGGTTGATAACCCGTTATTCAGATCTTTTTGGGAAAATGGAAAATTGTTTTTAGCAAACGCTGTTTTCTTATTGAATTCTGATAAATTAAAATAA